The following coding sequences lie in one Pseudomonas svalbardensis genomic window:
- a CDS encoding DUF6231 family protein yields the protein MIASISSRTPQQALVALLDRYAPARLLLIGASEFPALEAFKLAHPDTCVAHAAPGPLPAELAARRFDLALVVDCLEHLPKRDGLNLLGGVRNLNASRIAVLADLPASGWQETDFFSLALQASERFQRDDQVLTLFTYDLLDYKQVPDWLNSRFWANPENFGKYWW from the coding sequence ATGATTGCAAGTATTTCTTCGCGCACGCCCCAGCAGGCGTTGGTCGCTTTGCTTGATCGTTACGCCCCCGCGCGCCTGTTGCTGATTGGCGCCAGCGAGTTTCCCGCGCTTGAGGCCTTCAAGCTGGCGCACCCGGACACTTGTGTGGCCCATGCGGCACCTGGACCGTTGCCTGCTGAACTGGCGGCGCGCCGGTTTGACCTGGCGCTGGTGGTCGATTGCCTCGAACATTTACCCAAACGCGATGGCCTGAATTTGCTTGGCGGGGTCCGTAACCTCAACGCCAGTCGCATCGCGGTGCTGGCGGATTTGCCGGCCAGCGGCTGGCAGGAGACCGACTTTTTCTCCCTGGCCCTGCAAGCCAGCGAACGCTTCCAGCGCGACGATCAAGTGTTGACCCTGTTCACCTATGATCTGCTTGACTACAAACAAGTCCCCGATTGGCTCAACTCACGGTTCTGGGCCAATCCGGAAAACTTCGGGAAATATTGGTGGTAA
- a CDS encoding CopD family protein: MTPFGILYTLHVLSALVWVGGMFFAWMVLRPAAMKALEGPARLKLWVEVFQGFFRWVWVAVVLLPISGVGMIHLQYSSFEAAPRYVQVMMGLYVVMTALFIRIQALLLPELRTAVAAQDWPTGAATLGKIRKLVGINLMVGLVLVAIAAARPML; the protein is encoded by the coding sequence ATGACACCTTTTGGCATCCTTTACACCCTGCATGTCCTGTCCGCCCTGGTCTGGGTCGGCGGCATGTTTTTCGCGTGGATGGTCTTGCGCCCCGCAGCGATGAAGGCTTTGGAAGGCCCTGCCCGTTTGAAGCTGTGGGTAGAAGTGTTTCAAGGTTTTTTCCGCTGGGTCTGGGTCGCGGTGGTGCTTTTGCCAATCAGCGGTGTGGGCATGATTCATTTGCAGTACAGCAGTTTTGAAGCGGCACCGCGGTATGTGCAGGTGATGATGGGGTTGTATGTGGTGATGACGGCGCTGTTTATCCGGATTCAGGCGTTGTTGTTGCCGGAGTTGCGCACGGCGGTGGCGGCGCAGGACTGGCCGACCGGGGCTGCGACGCTTGGAAAAATTCGCAAGTTGGTGGGGATTAATCTGATGGTCGGGTTGGTGCTGGTGGCGATTGCTGCGGCTCGGCCGATGCTCTAG
- a CDS encoding collagen-like triple helix repeat-containing protein, with product MRKLCLLAALISPLACAQVVSVETNSLMRLPNTASTLQLERLDVADYGTLLIPSNVTEVSVGELRLGREARISIVPGEQPLELKVIRAQLSEGSQITARGAPGTYLKAARSGRNLNLQIKALSAPLLWVDARGGAGAPGFVGLDGANGQAPGCTWGQAGRGADGSDGSDGQPGAPGALVRLEVPRDYPAELIKVQVAGGDGGVAGPGGKPGAGGKAKGCFVYKADGGKSGRPGADGQPGSAGAAGSVTVQRL from the coding sequence ATGCGTAAACTCTGTCTGCTCGCTGCACTCATCAGCCCGTTGGCCTGCGCCCAGGTGGTGAGCGTCGAAACCAACTCCTTGATGCGCTTGCCCAACACCGCCAGCACCTTGCAACTGGAACGCCTGGATGTGGCCGACTACGGCACGTTGTTGATTCCCTCGAATGTGACCGAGGTATCCGTCGGTGAATTGCGTCTGGGTCGTGAAGCGCGGATCTCCATCGTGCCCGGCGAACAGCCGCTTGAGCTGAAGGTCATTCGTGCGCAGTTGTCGGAAGGCAGCCAGATCACGGCTCGCGGCGCGCCGGGAACTTACCTCAAGGCAGCCCGCTCCGGGCGTAACCTCAACTTGCAGATCAAGGCACTGAGTGCGCCGCTGTTGTGGGTAGACGCTCGCGGCGGTGCGGGCGCACCGGGTTTCGTCGGTCTCGATGGGGCCAACGGTCAGGCACCGGGTTGTACCTGGGGCCAGGCCGGTCGTGGTGCCGATGGCAGTGATGGCAGCGACGGTCAGCCGGGCGCGCCGGGTGCACTGGTTCGTCTGGAAGTGCCGCGCGATTACCCGGCGGAACTGATCAAGGTTCAGGTGGCCGGCGGTGACGGTGGTGTGGCCGGGCCTGGCGGTAAACCGGGCGCGGGTGGCAAGGCCAAGGGCTGTTTCGTTTACAAGGCTGATGGCGGCAAGAGCGGCCGCCCTGGCGCTGATGGCCAGCCGGGGTCTGCCGGTGCGGCGGGTTCGGTGACTGTTCAGCGGTTGTAA
- a CDS encoding YchJ family protein, which yields MSTSICPCGSGTLLDACCGHYHAGHPAPCAEALMRSRYSAYVLGLIDYLVATTLPAQQAGLDRQSISDWSAQSTWLGLEVESSEVLGGQPEHAFVTFIARWHDGSGEHSHRERSSFVQNAGHWYFIDPTVQLKAGRNDACPCASGQKFKKCCAGYFSR from the coding sequence ATGAGTACATCCATTTGCCCCTGCGGTAGCGGCACCCTCCTTGATGCCTGCTGCGGCCATTACCATGCCGGTCATCCGGCGCCTTGTGCCGAAGCCTTGATGCGTTCGCGCTACAGCGCCTACGTACTGGGACTGATCGATTATCTGGTGGCGACCACCCTGCCCGCACAACAGGCAGGCCTGGATCGGCAGTCCATCAGCGACTGGAGCGCCCAAAGCACCTGGCTGGGCCTTGAAGTGGAAAGCTCCGAGGTCTTGGGCGGCCAGCCGGAACATGCCTTCGTGACCTTTATCGCGCGCTGGCACGACGGCAGTGGTGAGCACAGTCACCGCGAGCGCTCGTCGTTCGTGCAGAACGCCGGCCACTGGTATTTCATCGACCCCACCGTACAACTCAAGGCCGGGCGCAATGATGCGTGCCCTTGCGCCAGCGGGCAGAAGTTCAAGAAGTGTTGTGCGGGTTATTTCAGCAGATGA
- the dinG gene encoding ATP-dependent DNA helicase DinG, whose amino-acid sequence MISTELKTTIQGAYSRFLEAKSLKPRYGQRLMIAEIAKVLGDIDTDDEGRRSGDPAIVAVEAGTGTGKTVAYSLAAIPTAKAAGKRLVIATATVALQEQIVYKDLPDLMRNSGLNFSFALAKGRGRYMCLSKLDMLLQEGHAQTATAQLFEEEGFKIEVDEASQKLFTSMIEKLAGNKWDGDRDSWSTALEDADWARLTTDHSQCTNRHCPNFGQCAFYKAREGMGKVDVIVTNHDMVLADLALGGGAVLPDPRDTIYVFDEGHHLPDKAIGHFAHYTRLRSTADWLETTAKNLTKLLAQHPLPGDLGKLIEQVPELAREIKTQQQFMFSACEQVADFKPGEDVEGRERPRHRFVGGVIPEHMREMGIELKKGFARLTDLFTRLTELLKEGMDGEVNIGIASNQAEEWYPLFGSLLSRSSGNWELWGAFTAEDPEDNPPMARWLTLAESGSLFDIEVNASPILAAEMLRRNLWNVAYGALVTSATLTALGTFDRFRMRAGLPKKAVTAVVPSPFHHADAGVLRVPDLKADPRDAPAHTAAIIRDLPALVEGSRGTLVLFSSRKQMQDVFDGLDRDWRKQVFIQGNLSKQETLNKHKARVDGGDSSVLFGLASFAEGVDLPGAYCEHVVIAKIPFSVPDDPVEAALAEWIEARGGNPFMEISVPDASLKLVQACGRLLRTEEDRGTITLLDRRLVTQRYGKAILNALPPFRREIS is encoded by the coding sequence ATGATCAGCACCGAACTCAAAACCACGATCCAGGGCGCCTACTCGCGTTTTCTCGAAGCCAAGAGCCTCAAGCCGCGCTACGGTCAACGCCTGATGATCGCCGAAATTGCCAAGGTCCTCGGTGACATCGACACCGACGACGAAGGCCGGCGCAGTGGCGACCCCGCGATTGTCGCGGTGGAAGCCGGCACCGGTACCGGCAAAACCGTGGCCTACAGCCTGGCCGCCATCCCCACGGCCAAGGCTGCTGGCAAACGCTTGGTAATTGCCACGGCCACCGTGGCCCTGCAAGAGCAGATCGTCTACAAGGATTTACCCGACCTGATGCGCAACAGCGGGCTGAACTTCAGTTTCGCCCTGGCCAAGGGGCGCGGGCGCTACATGTGCCTGTCCAAGCTCGACATGTTGCTCCAGGAAGGTCACGCGCAAACCGCCACGGCGCAGCTGTTTGAAGAAGAAGGTTTCAAGATCGAGGTGGACGAGGCCAGTCAGAAGCTGTTCACCAGCATGATCGAGAAACTCGCCGGCAATAAGTGGGACGGCGACCGCGACAGTTGGTCCACCGCCTTGGAAGATGCCGACTGGGCGCGCCTGACCACCGATCACAGCCAGTGCACCAATCGCCATTGCCCGAACTTCGGCCAGTGCGCCTTCTACAAGGCCCGCGAAGGCATGGGCAAGGTCGACGTGATCGTCACCAACCACGACATGGTCCTGGCCGACCTGGCGCTGGGCGGCGGTGCCGTGCTGCCGGACCCGCGCGACACCATCTACGTGTTCGACGAAGGCCACCACCTGCCGGACAAGGCCATCGGCCATTTCGCCCATTACACGCGTCTGCGTTCCACCGCCGACTGGCTGGAAACTACCGCCAAGAACCTCACCAAGTTGCTGGCCCAGCATCCGCTGCCGGGCGACTTGGGCAAGTTGATCGAGCAGGTGCCGGAACTCGCGCGGGAGATCAAGACCCAGCAGCAATTCATGTTCAGTGCCTGCGAGCAGGTCGCCGATTTCAAACCCGGCGAAGACGTCGAAGGTCGCGAGCGACCGCGTCATCGCTTCGTCGGTGGGGTCATTCCCGAGCACATGCGCGAAATGGGCATCGAGCTGAAGAAGGGCTTTGCCCGTCTGACTGACCTGTTCACCCGGCTCACCGAACTGCTCAAGGAAGGCATGGATGGCGAGGTCAACATCGGCATCGCCAGCAACCAGGCCGAAGAGTGGTATCCGCTGTTCGGCAGCCTGTTGTCCCGCTCTTCGGGCAACTGGGAATTGTGGGGCGCTTTCACCGCTGAAGACCCGGAAGACAACCCGCCAATGGCCCGCTGGCTGACCCTGGCCGAAAGCGGCTCGCTGTTCGACATCGAGGTCAACGCCAGCCCGATCCTCGCGGCGGAAATGCTCCGTCGCAATTTGTGGAACGTGGCCTACGGCGCTCTGGTGACCTCCGCGACCCTGACTGCGCTCGGTACCTTCGACCGCTTCCGCATGCGCGCCGGTCTGCCGAAAAAAGCCGTGACCGCCGTGGTCCCAAGCCCGTTCCATCATGCGGATGCTGGCGTGCTGCGAGTGCCGGACCTGAAGGCCGATCCGCGTGATGCGCCGGCCCACACCGCAGCGATCATCCGCGACTTGCCGGCATTGGTGGAAGGTTCGCGCGGCACCCTGGTGCTGTTCTCCTCGCGCAAACAGATGCAAGACGTGTTCGACGGTCTCGACCGCGACTGGCGCAAGCAAGTGTTCATTCAAGGCAACCTGTCGAAACAGGAAACCCTGAACAAGCACAAGGCACGGGTCGATGGGGGGGATTCCAGCGTGTTGTTCGGCCTGGCGAGTTTCGCCGAAGGGGTCGACTTGCCCGGTGCATATTGCGAGCACGTGGTGATCGCGAAGATTCCATTCTCGGTGCCCGATGATCCGGTCGAAGCGGCCCTGGCCGAGTGGATCGAGGCGCGGGGTGGCAATCCGTTCATGGAAATCTCTGTGCCGGACGCTTCGCTGAAGCTGGTCCAGGCTTGCGGTCGCTTGCTGCGCACCGAAGAAGATCGCGGCACCATCACCTTGCTCGATCGACGTCTGGTCACCCAGCGTTATGGCAAAGCGATCCTCAATGCGTTGCCACCCTTCCGTCGTGAAATTTCCTGA
- a CDS encoding DUF1145 domain-containing protein: MNVFWGLGKLLTLLFWLVVLVNQLMPFVNPLHLLVDLAGSLLACLHLLEAVFCFRSLRGRAHPWLDRLKILFFGVFHLQTIPAPTASKASHA; encoded by the coding sequence ATGAACGTGTTTTGGGGGCTGGGGAAGCTGTTGACCCTGCTGTTCTGGCTGGTGGTGCTGGTCAATCAGCTCATGCCGTTTGTCAATCCTCTGCATCTGCTGGTCGATCTGGCCGGCAGCCTGCTGGCATGCCTTCATCTTCTTGAGGCGGTGTTCTGTTTCCGCAGCCTCAGAGGTCGCGCTCATCCTTGGCTTGATCGCCTGAAGATCCTCTTTTTCGGCGTTTTCCACCTGCAAACCATCCCGGCTCCGACCGCGTCTAAGGCTTCCCATGCGTAA
- a CDS encoding OmpA family protein, with protein MSVLTRTVLPVVLLGSLLTGCATHSDGTAPLNQRTWPICSVIGGLVGGGLGALQSSGWAAGGAALGILTGGLICYAQDGDEDDDGVFDRRDRCPDTPANTPVEHHGCPLPQYPASVKPEPVQSEVITLSDAGDVLFAFNQSELTPAAQSKLDSLMPKLQSAEVVSIKVIGHTDSVGSETYNQALSERRASSVAAYLLSQGLAPNKLTSEGKGQSQPVADNETEEGRAKNRRVELHINR; from the coding sequence ATGAGTGTTCTCACACGGACCGTCTTGCCGGTTGTACTGCTGGGCAGCCTGTTGACCGGTTGCGCGACTCACAGCGATGGCACCGCTCCCCTCAATCAACGAACCTGGCCAATCTGCAGCGTTATCGGCGGCCTGGTCGGTGGCGGTTTGGGCGCTCTCCAAAGTAGCGGTTGGGCGGCCGGTGGGGCGGCGCTTGGTATCTTGACCGGTGGCTTGATCTGTTACGCCCAGGATGGCGACGAAGACGACGATGGAGTCTTCGATCGACGCGATCGCTGCCCTGATACGCCCGCCAATACCCCCGTCGAACATCATGGTTGCCCACTGCCGCAGTACCCGGCCAGCGTGAAACCTGAACCTGTGCAATCGGAGGTCATCACCCTGAGCGACGCGGGCGACGTACTGTTTGCCTTCAACCAATCCGAACTGACCCCTGCCGCGCAGAGCAAGCTGGATTCGCTGATGCCCAAACTGCAAAGCGCCGAGGTGGTGAGCATCAAGGTGATCGGTCATACCGACAGCGTCGGCTCGGAAACCTATAACCAGGCACTCTCGGAACGTCGCGCCAGTAGCGTGGCAGCCTACCTGTTGAGCCAGGGTCTGGCGCCGAACAAGCTCACCAGCGAAGGCAAGGGCCAAAGTCAGCCGGTGGCCGATAACGAAACGGAAGAAGGACGGGCGAAAAACCGTCGGGTGGAGTTGCACATCAATCGCTGA
- a CDS encoding OmpA family protein has product MSIVRTALPLVLLTSVLTGCAGLQKTDWPTCAAVGGVVGAGLGATESSAWAGYGALLVGGTAAAYCWVHGDGDEDGDGVPDSRDKCPGTPKGVRVDADGCPPPVPAPVVEEAAVVREEVIVIRDVHFQFDKATLTPADKVVLDKIATRLKGEAPNAQLTVTGHTDSVGSDTYNQKLSDRRAHSVVEYLISQGVPRSSFVSVTGAGESQPVADNKTAEGRSMNRRTEIKINR; this is encoded by the coding sequence ATGAGCATAGTTCGCACAGCATTACCCTTGGTTCTGCTAACCAGTGTGTTGACTGGTTGCGCAGGTTTGCAGAAAACCGACTGGCCGACCTGTGCGGCGGTCGGTGGTGTCGTGGGTGCAGGTCTCGGCGCGACCGAGAGCTCGGCATGGGCGGGGTATGGCGCGCTGCTCGTCGGCGGTACGGCTGCGGCCTATTGCTGGGTTCACGGTGATGGCGACGAAGACGGCGATGGCGTGCCGGATAGCCGCGACAAGTGCCCTGGAACACCTAAAGGCGTGCGCGTCGATGCCGACGGTTGCCCTCCACCGGTGCCTGCACCAGTGGTCGAAGAAGCGGCCGTGGTTAGAGAAGAAGTCATTGTCATTCGCGATGTTCACTTCCAGTTCGACAAGGCCACATTGACCCCTGCCGACAAAGTGGTACTCGATAAAATCGCCACTCGCTTGAAAGGGGAAGCGCCTAACGCCCAACTGACTGTAACCGGTCACACCGACAGCGTGGGCAGCGATACCTATAACCAGAAACTGTCGGATCGTCGTGCGCACTCGGTCGTTGAATACCTGATTTCCCAAGGTGTACCACGCAGCAGCTTCGTGTCTGTCACCGGTGCCGGTGAAAGCCAGCCGGTTGCCGATAACAAAACCGCTGAAGGCCGCTCGATGAACCGTCGCACGGAAATCAAAATCAACCGCTAA
- a CDS encoding serine hydrolase domain-containing protein, producing the protein MQIQGFYELKFEAVREAFSALFDDPQERGAALCIQIGGETVVDLWAGSADKDGTEAWHSDTIANLFSCTKTFTAVTALQLVAEGKLQLDAPVARYWPEFAAAGKESVTLRQLLCHQAGLPALRELLAPEALYDWQTMVDALAAEEPWWTPGVGHGYAAITYGWLVGELLRRADGRGPGESIVARIAKPLGLDFHVGLADQEFHRVAHIARGKGNVGDAAAQRLLQVTMREPTAMTTRAFTNPPSIMTSTNKPEWRRMQQPAANGHGNARSLAGFYAGLLDGSLLESEMLDEMTREYSLGEDKTLLTRTRFGLGCMLDQPDVPNATYGLGPRAFGHPGAGGSTGFADPEHDVAFGFVTNTLGPYVLMDPRAQKLVRALATCL; encoded by the coding sequence GTGCAGATTCAGGGTTTTTACGAGCTGAAGTTCGAAGCGGTGCGTGAGGCTTTCTCGGCGCTGTTCGACGATCCTCAGGAACGCGGCGCAGCGTTGTGCATCCAGATTGGCGGTGAAACCGTGGTCGACCTGTGGGCCGGCAGCGCTGACAAGGACGGTACCGAAGCCTGGCACAGCGACACCATCGCCAATCTGTTCTCCTGCACCAAGACTTTTACCGCGGTGACCGCCCTGCAACTGGTGGCCGAAGGCAAGCTGCAACTGGATGCACCGGTTGCCCGCTACTGGCCCGAGTTCGCCGCCGCCGGCAAAGAGTCCGTGACCCTGCGTCAATTGCTCTGCCATCAGGCCGGTCTGCCGGCACTGCGTGAGCTGTTGGCCCCGGAAGCCCTTTACGACTGGCAAACCATGGTTGATGCCCTGGCCGCCGAAGAACCGTGGTGGACGCCGGGCGTCGGTCACGGTTACGCCGCGATCACCTACGGCTGGCTGGTTGGTGAGTTGCTGCGCCGTGCCGACGGTCGTGGGCCGGGTGAGTCCATCGTGGCGCGGATCGCGAAGCCTTTGGGGCTGGATTTCCACGTCGGCCTGGCGGACCAGGAGTTCCATCGCGTGGCGCACATCGCTCGTGGCAAGGGCAATGTCGGCGATGCCGCCGCCCAGCGCTTGCTGCAAGTGACCATGCGCGAGCCGACGGCCATGACCACGAGGGCGTTCACCAACCCGCCGTCGATCATGACCAGCACCAACAAACCCGAGTGGCGGCGCATGCAGCAGCCGGCCGCCAATGGCCACGGCAATGCCCGCAGCCTGGCCGGGTTCTATGCCGGTCTGCTCGATGGCAGCTTACTGGAAAGCGAAATGCTCGACGAAATGACACGCGAGTACAGCCTCGGCGAGGACAAGACTTTACTGACCCGGACCCGTTTCGGCCTGGGTTGCATGCTCGACCAACCGGACGTCCCCAACGCCACCTACGGCCTCGGCCCTCGCGCGTTCGGCCATCCGGGTGCCGGCGGTTCCACCGGTTTTGCTGACCCGGAACACGATGTGGCCTTCGGCTTTGTGACAAATACCCTAGGGCCGTACGTCTTGATGGACCCGCGCGCACAAAAGCTGGTGCGGGCACTGGCCACTTGTCTGTAA
- a CDS encoding beta-galactosidase → MIHRSLRRSLPAVFALMFAAPLLAAPAGQQTLFNFVRPADVVQVATQDASLPQSNAEQTAEGEVLRRVTFNPVAQPTLRLTPQTGAWDWSQSGFMSLRIQSAMNWAVTLYVKIQSNDGKTLVSRVDLPAGPAQTLLVPLQPFTPLSLGLKAGPPMPMTFEGQRVLLASSAGELERSQVVSVTLSMDQPKVAQSILLERFGVQAGDAVTQSAFGGLVDAYGQSTRAKWPEKVSSDEQLKSAAAKEQQQLKTWLAEREKSSLDKFGGWNKGLAFKASGFFRTEKRDGRWYLVTPEGHPFYSLGVNTVTPDVDQTYVAGREWMFESLPKPDEPLASHYGEGDNRGGNGVDQGRGYNAGRWYDFYGANLQRLYGASCAQGSDTKAGVAEAAKADAVEATAEKAAEQPVVPSTAESGVAEAAKTGAVEATAAKAAEQTPAEPCKTVVDEQRWASHTLDRLQAWGFNTIGNWSAPALANADRVPYTLPLSIVGDYASISTGTDWWGGMPDPFDPRFAMATERAVAIAARDHRDDPWLIGYFADNELAWAGPGDDPKARYALAYGTLKMTTDVPAKRAFLKQLRDKYRNQAGLSKAWGIDLPAWELMEDPGFVPPLPSAEYPEIEADFKYFQKVFADTYFKTLSDSLKWHAPNQLLLGGRFAISTPEAVESCAQYCDVLSFNMYTLQPQDGYDFAKLRSLDKPVLITEFNFGSADRGPFWGGVTQLAKEEDRGPAYANFLKQAMSEPSIVGVHWFQYLDQPVTGRLLDGENGHFGLVGITDLPFQGFVDSVRKSNLQTVDQLGKEAEKAKAEADKAGQATEGGRKGEAGKGAGQGAGHAGGHSGNGH, encoded by the coding sequence ATGATTCACCGTTCGCTGCGCCGTTCGTTACCTGCCGTTTTCGCTCTGATGTTCGCAGCCCCTTTGCTGGCGGCTCCTGCCGGCCAACAGACGCTGTTCAACTTTGTGCGCCCCGCCGATGTGGTCCAGGTGGCGACTCAGGACGCCAGCCTGCCGCAATCCAACGCCGAGCAAACGGCCGAAGGCGAAGTGCTGCGTCGGGTGACGTTCAACCCGGTGGCACAACCGACCTTGCGTCTGACCCCGCAAACCGGCGCCTGGGACTGGTCGCAGTCGGGCTTCATGAGTTTGCGGATTCAGAGCGCAATGAACTGGGCCGTGACCCTGTACGTGAAAATCCAGAGCAACGACGGCAAAACGCTGGTCAGCCGCGTCGACTTGCCGGCCGGCCCTGCGCAAACCTTGTTGGTGCCGCTGCAGCCCTTTACGCCTTTGAGCCTTGGCCTGAAAGCCGGCCCGCCGATGCCGATGACGTTTGAGGGGCAGCGCGTATTGCTGGCCAGCAGCGCCGGTGAGCTGGAGCGCAGCCAAGTGGTGTCGGTGACCTTGTCGATGGATCAGCCGAAAGTCGCGCAAAGCATTCTGCTGGAACGCTTTGGCGTGCAGGCCGGCGATGCGGTTACCCAATCGGCTTTTGGCGGCCTTGTAGACGCTTATGGCCAGTCGACCCGGGCCAAATGGCCAGAGAAAGTCAGCAGCGACGAGCAACTGAAAAGCGCCGCCGCCAAGGAACAGCAGCAACTGAAAACCTGGCTGGCCGAGCGCGAGAAGTCGTCCCTGGACAAGTTCGGTGGCTGGAACAAAGGCCTGGCATTCAAGGCCAGCGGCTTTTTCCGCACTGAGAAGCGCGACGGTCGCTGGTACCTGGTGACGCCGGAAGGCCATCCGTTCTATTCGCTAGGGGTCAACACCGTCACTCCGGATGTCGATCAGACCTACGTCGCCGGCCGCGAGTGGATGTTTGAGTCGCTGCCCAAACCCGACGAGCCACTGGCCAGCCATTATGGCGAAGGCGATAACCGTGGAGGCAACGGCGTCGATCAGGGCCGTGGCTACAATGCCGGTCGCTGGTATGACTTCTATGGCGCCAACTTGCAGCGTCTGTATGGCGCATCTTGCGCTCAGGGCAGCGACACTAAGGCGGGTGTCGCTGAAGCCGCCAAGGCCGACGCCGTTGAGGCAACAGCCGAGAAGGCTGCTGAGCAACCTGTCGTTCCTTCGACGGCCGAATCCGGTGTCGCCGAAGCCGCCAAGACCGGCGCCGTTGAAGCGACCGCCGCGAAAGCAGCTGAGCAAACACCTGCCGAACCCTGCAAAACGGTGGTTGATGAACAGCGCTGGGCCAGCCACACCCTTGATCGCCTGCAAGCCTGGGGCTTCAACACCATCGGCAACTGGAGCGCCCCGGCGCTGGCCAACGCTGATCGCGTGCCGTACACCTTGCCGCTGTCGATCGTCGGCGATTACGCCAGCATCAGCACCGGCACCGACTGGTGGGGCGGAATGCCCGACCCGTTTGACCCGCGTTTCGCCATGGCCACCGAACGTGCCGTGGCCATCGCCGCGCGCGATCATCGCGACGATCCATGGCTGATCGGCTACTTTGCCGACAACGAATTGGCCTGGGCCGGTCCCGGCGACGACCCGAAAGCCCGTTACGCCTTGGCCTACGGCACCTTGAAAATGACCACCGACGTGCCCGCCAAGCGCGCATTCCTCAAGCAATTGCGGGACAAGTACCGCAATCAGGCGGGCCTTTCCAAAGCCTGGGGTATTGATTTGCCGGCTTGGGAATTGATGGAAGACCCGGGCTTCGTGCCGCCGCTGCCAAGCGCCGAATACCCGGAAATCGAAGCCGACTTCAAATACTTCCAGAAGGTCTTCGCCGACACGTACTTCAAGACCCTCTCCGATTCGCTCAAGTGGCACGCGCCGAATCAGCTGTTGCTGGGTGGCCGGTTTGCCATCAGCACCCCGGAAGCGGTTGAGTCCTGCGCCCAGTATTGCGACGTGTTGAGCTTCAACATGTACACCCTGCAACCGCAAGACGGTTACGACTTCGCCAAGCTGCGCAGCCTGGACAAACCGGTGCTGATCACCGAGTTCAACTTCGGCTCCGCGGATCGCGGCCCGTTCTGGGGCGGCGTGACGCAATTGGCGAAGGAAGAAGATCGTGGGCCGGCGTATGCCAATTTCCTCAAACAGGCGATGAGCGAACCGTCGATCGTCGGCGTGCACTGGTTCCAATACCTTGACCAACCGGTGACCGGTCGTCTGCTGGATGGCGAGAACGGTCACTTCGGGCTGGTGGGCATTACCGATCTGCCGTTCCAGGGTTTCGTCGATAGCGTGCGCAAGAGCAATTTGCAGACCGTCGATCAGCTCGGTAAAGAGGCCGAGAAGGCCAAGGCTGAGGCGGATAAAGCCGGTCAAGCAACTGAGGGCGGCAGAAAAGGCGAGGCTGGCAAAGGCGCAGGGCAGGGCGCTGGCCATGCGGGTGGGCATTCCGGCAATGGCCACTGA
- a CDS encoding SEC-C metal-binding domain-containing protein, giving the protein MTQQPHVHGPDCNHDHDHHDHHDHDHGHVHGPNCGHAHQEPVRNALKDVGRNDPCPCGNGKKFKKCHGA; this is encoded by the coding sequence ATGACCCAGCAACCCCATGTCCATGGCCCTGACTGCAACCACGATCATGACCATCACGACCACCATGATCACGACCATGGCCATGTCCACGGCCCGAACTGCGGCCACGCTCACCAGGAACCGGTGCGCAACGCCCTGAAAGATGTCGGCCGCAACGACCCTTGCCCCTGCGGCAACGGCAAGAAATTCAAGAAGTGCCACGGCGCATAA
- a CDS encoding LEA type 2 family protein — MLSQRRVFQTLTLLLFLGLGGCASWFGDDKPEPQVHLVKVEVVQAKLMQQRFLLHFRVDNPNDSDLTVRGIEYRIHLGDMLLTEGEHEHWFTVGPKRSAYFKVPIRTNLWPKVRDLVKLLKKPKQPIPYRLEGELETGLFIAHYVHLARNGVIIPADLIPEQNR, encoded by the coding sequence ATGCTCAGTCAGCGGCGCGTCTTTCAAACCCTCACCCTGCTCCTATTTCTGGGGCTCGGCGGCTGTGCGTCCTGGTTCGGCGACGATAAACCGGAACCGCAGGTGCATCTGGTCAAGGTCGAAGTGGTCCAGGCCAAACTGATGCAGCAGCGATTCCTGCTGCACTTTCGCGTCGACAACCCCAACGACAGCGATCTGACGGTGCGGGGCATCGAGTACCGCATTCACTTGGGCGACATGCTGCTGACCGAAGGCGAGCACGAACATTGGTTCACCGTCGGTCCCAAACGCAGTGCCTACTTTAAAGTGCCGATCCGCACCAACCTGTGGCCCAAGGTGCGGGATCTGGTGAAACTGCTGAAAAAACCCAAGCAGCCCATTCCCTATCGTCTGGAAGGTGAACTGGAAACCGGTTTATTCATCGCGCACTACGTGCACCTGGCGCGCAATGGCGTGATAATCCCCGCCGATTTAATTCCGGAGCAAAACCGATGA